The following coding sequences lie in one Dehalococcoidia bacterium genomic window:
- a CDS encoding LLM class flavin-dependent oxidoreductase yields MPKGIVINFLPPAEQAEWVRRAEAAGFDEVWHEGGLIHAAAVVLASQRAAVGTGVLTVYNYEPAIVASAARLLQGLAGGRFRLGIGATTLPDAALQFPRERSHGAERMAEWIALMRRYFAGPPGPFRGRFFSLDILGSQPAIAIPIYVGALTPRMMRMAGRVADGVAGHPFWPAHWAREVILPAVEAGAREAGRPRPPVSGWIFTAIGPDRQTCRDDVRRYYARAIQGEPAKLDAIARRMGWEQAFAAVRAALAAGTTDAALAALPDTLLDALAITGPPDEARRQFAERWDGLYDVPVFYTPGGPRVNDYLAAVIETFGR; encoded by the coding sequence ATGCCGAAAGGGATCGTGATCAACTTCTTGCCGCCCGCCGAGCAGGCCGAATGGGTCCGGCGTGCCGAGGCCGCCGGCTTCGATGAGGTATGGCACGAGGGCGGCCTGATCCATGCCGCGGCGGTCGTGCTCGCGAGTCAGCGCGCTGCGGTCGGCACGGGCGTCCTGACGGTCTACAACTACGAGCCAGCGATCGTGGCGAGCGCGGCGCGGCTGCTGCAGGGGCTCGCCGGCGGGCGATTCCGGCTCGGGATCGGGGCGACAACGCTCCCGGATGCTGCCCTGCAGTTCCCGCGCGAGCGTTCTCACGGCGCGGAACGGATGGCGGAGTGGATCGCGCTGATGCGCCGCTATTTTGCCGGTCCCCCGGGACCGTTCCGCGGTCGTTTCTTCTCGCTCGACATCCTTGGGAGCCAGCCGGCGATCGCGATCCCGATCTATGTCGGAGCGCTCACGCCGCGGATGATGCGGATGGCGGGGCGGGTCGCTGACGGGGTGGCGGGGCATCCCTTCTGGCCGGCGCACTGGGCCCGGGAGGTGATCCTCCCGGCAGTCGAGGCAGGGGCGCGCGAAGCGGGACGGCCGCGCCCGCCGGTCAGCGGCTGGATCTTCACCGCCATCGGGCCGGACCGGCAGACCTGCCGCGACGATGTCCGGCGGTACTACGCCCGCGCGATCCAAGGAGAGCCAGCCAAGCTCGATGCAATCGCCCGCCGGATGGGGTGGGAGCAGGCATTTGCTGCCGTCCGCGCCGCGCTCGCTGCGGGCACCACCGACGCCGCGCTTGCGGCGCTTCCCGACACGCTCCTCGATGCGCTCGCGATCACTGGACCTCCGGACGAGGCGCGCCGCCAGTTCGCCGAGCGGTGGGACGGGCTGTATGACGTCCCTGTCTTCTATACGCCGGGCGGCCCGCGAGTGAACGACTACCTTGCCGCGGTCATCGAAACCTTCGGCCGCTGA
- a CDS encoding fasciclin domain-containing protein, translating to MADIVETAVAAGSFSTLVKAVQAAGLVDTLKGAGPFTVFAPNDDAFAKLPAGTIEGLLADKDKLVSVLTYHVVPGKVMAADVATMSSAKTVQGQEVRFDTSDGVKVNDARVVQADIVADNGVIHVIDSVILPS from the coding sequence ATGGCTGACATCGTTGAAACGGCGGTTGCTGCCGGATCCTTCTCCACCCTCGTTAAGGCAGTGCAGGCGGCTGGGCTCGTCGACACGCTCAAGGGAGCCGGCCCCTTCACCGTCTTTGCGCCGAACGACGACGCCTTCGCCAAGCTTCCTGCCGGCACGATCGAAGGGCTGCTGGCCGACAAGGATAAGCTTGTCAGCGTGCTGACCTACCATGTCGTCCCGGGCAAGGTGATGGCTGCTGACGTCGCCACCATGTCGAGCGCGAAGACCGTCCAAGGACAAGAGGTCCGCTTCGACACGTCGGACGGCGTAAAAGTGAATGATGCCCGCGTGGTTCAGGCTGATATTGTCGCCGACAACGGCGTCATCCACGTGATCGACAGCGTCATCCTGCCGAGCTAA
- a CDS encoding TIGR03560 family F420-dependent LLM class oxidoreductase → MANFPIRFGIQVGPQHITWQELLDVFQLVDDLGFDTGWTFDHFIPISPGGTKEPWIEDDCLEGWTTLTALGALTRRLRVGCLVTGNTYRHPAVLANMAATVDHITGGRLYVGMGAAWYELEHTMYGIPFYDVPERLRRLNEAVQVLRLLWTEHRANFHGRYYQLKDALCYPKPLQPRLPILIGGAGERVTARIVARHADAWQTWGEPAVWRHKKQVLQRHCDEVGRAIDEIELVMGAPLVLAERDEEADRRLEALAARRGFPVERARSLYLAGGPDRVAARIQEYLEIGVTHFLFNMVEREHEMLRLFAREVMPRFR, encoded by the coding sequence ATGGCGAACTTTCCGATCCGCTTTGGCATTCAGGTTGGCCCCCAGCATATTACGTGGCAAGAGCTGCTTGATGTCTTCCAGCTGGTTGATGACCTTGGCTTTGATACGGGGTGGACTTTTGACCATTTCATCCCGATCAGCCCCGGGGGCACCAAGGAGCCGTGGATCGAGGATGACTGCCTCGAAGGCTGGACTACCCTCACCGCGCTAGGCGCGCTCACCCGCCGCCTCCGGGTCGGCTGTCTTGTGACCGGCAATACCTATCGTCATCCGGCCGTCCTTGCCAATATGGCGGCGACGGTCGACCACATCACGGGCGGCCGGCTGTATGTGGGGATGGGGGCGGCGTGGTACGAACTCGAGCACACGATGTATGGCATCCCCTTTTACGACGTGCCGGAGCGGCTGCGGCGGCTGAACGAGGCGGTGCAGGTTCTGCGGCTGCTCTGGACGGAGCACCGGGCGAACTTTCACGGTCGGTACTACCAGCTGAAGGACGCCCTCTGCTATCCCAAACCGCTTCAGCCGCGCCTGCCCATTCTGATTGGCGGCGCCGGCGAGCGGGTGACCGCGCGGATTGTGGCGCGGCACGCCGACGCCTGGCAGACGTGGGGGGAGCCGGCGGTGTGGCGGCACAAAAAGCAGGTGCTCCAGCGCCACTGCGACGAAGTTGGCCGTGCGATCGACGAGATCGAGCTCGTGATGGGCGCCCCGTTGGTGCTCGCCGAGCGCGACGAGGAGGCTGACCGCCGCCTCGAAGCGCTCGCAGCGCGCCGCGGCTTTCCGGTCGAGCGCGCAAGGTCGCTCTATCTTGCAGGCGGTCCCGACCGCGTCGCGGCACGCATTCAAGAGTACCTTGAGATCGGCGTGACGCATTTTCTGTTCAACATGGTTGAGCGGGAGCACGAGATGCTGCGGCTGTTTGCCCGCGAGGTGATGCCCCGTTTCCGCTAG
- a CDS encoding DUF427 domain-containing protein, whose translation MQRPQRIPPGPGQESVWDYPRPPRVEPVSKRLRVVFNGTTIAETTRGYRVLETSHPPVYYFPPDDILPGVLTPNPRQTFCEFKGTASYYDVCVGERTAAAAAWTYRDPTPAYRAIANYVAFYPSRMDACYVDDERVQAQPGDFYGGWITSAIVGPFKGGPGTAGW comes from the coding sequence ATGCAGCGTCCGCAACGGATCCCTCCCGGTCCGGGCCAAGAATCGGTGTGGGATTACCCGCGGCCGCCCCGGGTCGAGCCGGTCAGCAAGCGGCTCCGCGTTGTCTTCAACGGCACGACCATCGCCGAGACGACCCGCGGCTATCGGGTGCTGGAGACCAGCCACCCGCCGGTCTACTACTTCCCCCCGGATGACATCCTGCCGGGCGTGCTGACGCCGAACCCGCGGCAAACATTCTGTGAATTCAAAGGAACGGCAAGCTACTACGACGTGTGCGTCGGAGAGCGGACCGCTGCCGCTGCTGCTTGGACATACCGGGACCCGACACCGGCATACCGCGCGATCGCCAACTACGTTGCCTTCTATCCCTCGCGGATGGATGCGTGCTACGTCGACGACGAGCGCGTCCAAGCCCAGCCGGGCGATTTCTACGGCGGCTGGATCACCAGCGCCATCGTCGGCCCCTTCAAGGGCGGGCCGGGCACGGCGGGCTGGTAG
- a CDS encoding sirohydrochlorin chelatase, producing MPSVRLSSAPVLLIVQDGAESDAAASALAAAFAAQTSEKAWLTSAAKAAATVRQIAGGGKYRLRAVSLCLTGPDEMPAALKSLRATMPTVSIHWLGRAPLGEAIVGSLAEQLARSPAGAVLLAAEAGASSEWRAEVARLARLLAERADIRALNYAFIDGSWPRLADAAEQLTARGEKRLLVAPLLVVGGPLLARLDEQLGQLQAADPALTIERLAPAGGHPQIVQAIVRHIAAQAEAAARQQMAETHTHGGLSHAHPLAALDAILPPRYRGGVSVSAAPMSAADLVYDEQGQVAWDRVWSGFCELALAGGPPHRGTLLEPVPPSEVESDPEGYARVIAELTRGITMTTGLPVVLSQSPGWIGIRCDDEEMAIWLLRAIIVENVFARREGTVIYLPAGPRFRLEHEIKNVVTAVAKTTHYWTEHRASLGAKNEA from the coding sequence ATGCCATCGGTTCGTCTCTCTTCAGCGCCTGTCCTCCTGATAGTTCAGGATGGAGCCGAGAGCGACGCTGCCGCCTCGGCTCTGGCCGCTGCCTTCGCGGCGCAGACGTCGGAGAAGGCGTGGCTGACAAGCGCGGCAAAGGCGGCGGCGACTGTCCGCCAGATCGCTGGGGGAGGGAAGTATCGCCTCCGCGCCGTCTCGCTCTGCTTGACGGGGCCAGATGAGATGCCGGCGGCCCTCAAATCGCTCCGCGCGACAATGCCGACCGTGAGCATCCATTGGCTGGGACGGGCGCCGCTTGGCGAGGCGATTGTGGGGTCGCTGGCGGAGCAGCTTGCTCGCTCGCCGGCGGGAGCGGTGCTCCTTGCTGCAGAAGCCGGCGCGAGCAGCGAATGGCGGGCGGAAGTGGCTCGGCTTGCTCGGCTTCTTGCCGAGCGCGCTGACATTCGAGCGCTGAATTATGCCTTCATCGATGGGAGCTGGCCGCGCCTCGCCGACGCCGCCGAGCAACTGACTGCGCGGGGAGAGAAACGGCTGCTCGTCGCTCCTCTGCTGGTGGTGGGCGGGCCGCTGCTGGCGCGCCTCGATGAGCAGCTGGGGCAGCTGCAGGCGGCCGACCCGGCGCTAACGATCGAGCGACTGGCGCCAGCCGGCGGCCACCCTCAGATTGTTCAGGCGATCGTGCGGCATATCGCTGCGCAAGCCGAGGCGGCGGCGCGACAGCAAATGGCGGAAACGCACACGCACGGCGGTCTCAGCCATGCGCACCCGCTCGCTGCACTCGATGCCATCCTGCCGCCTCGCTACCGCGGCGGGGTATCCGTGAGCGCCGCGCCGATGAGCGCGGCAGACCTAGTCTACGATGAGCAGGGCCAAGTGGCGTGGGACCGCGTGTGGTCAGGGTTCTGTGAGCTTGCGCTGGCCGGCGGTCCGCCTCACCGGGGAACACTCCTCGAACCCGTGCCGCCGAGCGAAGTCGAGTCCGATCCGGAGGGGTACGCGCGCGTTATCGCGGAACTGACACGCGGGATCACGATGACCACCGGACTGCCGGTGGTGCTCAGTCAGTCGCCGGGCTGGATCGGCATCCGGTGTGACGATGAGGAGATGGCGATTTGGCTGCTGCGGGCGATCATCGTAGAGAATGTCTTCGCCCGCCGGGAAGGCACGGTCATCTATCTGCCGGCTGGTCCGCGCTTTCGGCTCGAACACGAGATCAAGAACGTGGTCACGGCGGTGGCAAAGACAACCCACTACTGGACAGAACACCGGGCGTCGCTTGGCGCAAAAAATGAAGCTTGA
- a CDS encoding glycosyl hydrolase: MAEPGRIFEPGPSGSWDEEVVSCPVVLREGGRFRMWYYGRERNFPGGAIEGGGDGIPMGRTGLAESSDGIHFVRVAGPGHRGAVLDPSGVPGRFDSWQVGGTDVTRVGDLYSLYFMGAWDGATMVEGHLRKGFPLRIGLARSTDGLHFERVDGPYAGAVLTNGAPGEWDEWFVGWPRILALPGGGWRMYYHGAGPTHPRAAGIAESADGVHWEKRGVVLAPTGNSDDFDCRAISTRHVIPWQGGYLMAYEALPAESRGSYRIGIATSPDGLRWERLRGPLTLGCVLDVGPAGTWDSLAIGTPYLVPDGAGLLMYYVGFGPRPTARGVGGSIGLARCDGRDLTRWEKVSA, encoded by the coding sequence ATGGCTGAGCCCGGCCGGATCTTCGAGCCAGGGCCAAGCGGGAGCTGGGACGAGGAGGTGGTCTCCTGCCCGGTTGTGCTGCGCGAGGGCGGCCGCTTCCGGATGTGGTATTACGGCCGCGAGCGGAATTTCCCTGGCGGCGCGATCGAAGGGGGAGGGGACGGCATCCCGATGGGACGGACCGGGCTCGCCGAGTCATCGGACGGGATCCATTTCGTGCGGGTGGCCGGCCCCGGCCATCGCGGCGCCGTGCTCGACCCGAGCGGTGTTCCGGGACGTTTCGATAGCTGGCAGGTCGGCGGCACCGATGTGACCCGCGTCGGGGACCTCTACTCCCTCTATTTCATGGGCGCGTGGGACGGCGCGACGATGGTCGAGGGGCACCTGCGGAAGGGCTTCCCGCTCCGGATTGGGCTCGCCCGCTCCACCGACGGCCTCCACTTTGAGCGCGTGGACGGCCCCTACGCCGGCGCGGTGCTGACGAACGGCGCGCCCGGCGAGTGGGACGAGTGGTTTGTCGGCTGGCCGCGGATCCTCGCCCTGCCCGGAGGCGGCTGGCGCATGTATTACCACGGCGCTGGCCCGACCCATCCGCGCGCCGCGGGGATCGCCGAGTCGGCGGACGGCGTCCACTGGGAGAAACGGGGCGTCGTCCTCGCTCCCACGGGCAACTCCGACGATTTCGACTGCCGCGCTATTTCGACGCGCCACGTCATCCCTTGGCAAGGCGGGTATCTGATGGCCTACGAGGCGCTGCCCGCCGAGTCTCGCGGCTCCTACCGCATCGGCATCGCGACCTCACCGGACGGCCTGCGCTGGGAGCGGCTGCGCGGTCCGCTCACCCTCGGCTGCGTTCTTGATGTCGGGCCGGCCGGCACCTGGGATTCCCTCGCCATCGGCACACCGTATCTTGTGCCCGACGGCGCGGGGCTGCTGATGTACTACGTCGGCTTTGGCCCGCGGCCAACCGCCCGCGGCGTCGGCGGAAGCATCGGCCTCGCTCGCTGCGATGGCCGCGACCTGACGCGCTGGGAGAAGGTCAGCGCATGA